One part of the Anaerolineales bacterium genome encodes these proteins:
- a CDS encoding DUF1684 domain-containing protein, translated as MFRLEELDQLDYYRKMHAIYASVRDRRIPVEQRWQYWVAARNELLGGHPHSPVPAAQRAHFMNLAYYPYDPALRFVVDVDIDVQPERFELAGADVQRVGRVHFAIAGSTLSLSLFSVLGYGGGLLLPFADASARSGKIYAGARWLLDTPHGADLGEEHGKLVLDFNFAYNPASAYDPAAPRQGAPAENQLALAVPAGEQAYPLPAA; from the coding sequence ATGTTTCGATTGGAAGAACTGGACCAACTGGATTATTACCGCAAGATGCACGCCATCTATGCCAGCGTGCGTGATCGCCGCATCCCGGTCGAGCAGCGCTGGCAGTATTGGGTGGCGGCCCGCAATGAGTTGCTGGGCGGACACCCGCATTCGCCGGTGCCGGCCGCCCAGCGGGCGCACTTCATGAACCTGGCCTATTACCCCTATGACCCGGCGCTGCGTTTTGTTGTGGATGTGGATATTGATGTGCAGCCTGAGCGTTTTGAACTGGCGGGCGCAGACGTGCAGCGCGTGGGCCGCGTGCACTTCGCCATTGCTGGCAGCACACTGAGCCTCTCGCTGTTCAGCGTGCTGGGCTACGGCGGCGGCTTGCTGCTGCCGTTCGCGGATGCCAGCGCCCGCAGCGGCAAGATCTACGCCGGGGCGCGCTGGCTGCTGGATACGCCGCACGGCGCCGATCTGGGCGAAGAGCACGGCAAGCTGGTGCTGGATTTCAACTTTGCCTATAACCCCGCCAGCGCCTACGACCCGGCTGCGCCGCGGCAGGGTGCCCCGGCGGAGAACCAGCTGGCGCTGGCGGTGCCTGCCGGCGAGCAGGCTTATCCGCTGCCTGCCGCTTGA